In a genomic window of Flavobacterium sp. KACC 22761:
- a CDS encoding metal-dependent hydrolase, whose product MKITYYGHSCFSVYANGKHILFDPFITPNELAKDVDVDAIKADYIFISHAHYDHILDVERIAKNTGAKVLGNFEIYNWLLKNGIENAHPINPGGKFDFDFGTVKCVIAQHPSSFMDGSYGGIACGFVLTTSDGNFYYSGDTALTLDMQIIPKFTKLDFAVFPIGDGLTMGIEEAIEASKLVGVTKVLGVHYDTFGFIIMDHQKALDAFKNANLQLYLPKINTSIDI is encoded by the coding sequence ATGAAAATTACCTATTACGGACATTCGTGTTTTTCGGTTTATGCCAATGGAAAACATATTCTTTTTGATCCTTTTATTACACCAAATGAATTAGCAAAAGATGTTGATGTTGACGCCATAAAAGCAGATTATATTTTCATTTCGCATGCGCATTACGATCATATTTTAGATGTTGAACGAATTGCAAAAAATACTGGAGCAAAAGTGCTTGGAAATTTTGAAATCTATAACTGGCTTTTAAAAAACGGAATCGAAAATGCACATCCTATAAATCCAGGCGGAAAATTTGATTTTGATTTCGGAACTGTAAAATGTGTTATTGCGCAACATCCAAGCAGTTTTATGGACGGCTCTTATGGCGGTATCGCATGCGGATTTGTGCTTACAACTTCTGACGGAAACTTCTATTACAGTGGCGATACTGCGCTTACTTTAGACATGCAAATTATTCCAAAATTTACTAAACTTGATTTTGCCGTTTTCCCAATTGGCGACGGGCTTACAATGGGAATTGAAGAAGCTATTGAAGCTTCAAAACTTGTGGGCGTGACTAAAGTTTTGGGGGTTCATTACGACACTTTTGGCTTCATAATTATGGACCATCAAAAAGCGCTGGATGCTTTCAAAAATGCAAATCTTCAGCTTTATTTGCCTAAAATAAATACTTCAATCGATATTTAA
- a CDS encoding SRPBCC domain-containing protein, with protein sequence MQKLQFKKEINASAQKVYETMLGLKDKATYEYWTATFNPTSTYEGSWDKGSKILFVGTDENGKRGGMVSEIAAHKPADFVSIRHYGFIDGDTEVTTGEQVEKWAGGHENYSFQENNGITTVTVEMDVIDDYLDYFNSMYPKAMDKLKEVSEK encoded by the coding sequence ATGCAAAAATTACAATTTAAAAAAGAAATAAATGCATCTGCTCAAAAAGTATATGAAACGATGCTCGGCTTAAAAGACAAAGCCACTTATGAATATTGGACAGCAACCTTCAACCCTACTTCTACTTACGAAGGCAGTTGGGACAAAGGAAGCAAAATCCTTTTTGTTGGAACAGATGAAAACGGTAAAAGAGGCGGAATGGTGTCGGAAATTGCAGCACACAAACCTGCCGATTTTGTTTCCATTCGGCATTACGGCTTTATAGATGGAGACACTGAAGTAACCACAGGCGAGCAAGTCGAAAAATGGGCTGGCGGACATGAAAATTATAGTTTTCAGGAAAATAATGGCATTACAACCGTAACCGTAGAAATGGATGTTATTGATGACTATTTGGATTATTTCAATAGCATGTATCCAAAGGCAATGGATAAATTAAAAGAAGTTTCAGAAAAGTAA
- a CDS encoding DUF4440 domain-containing protein, with the protein MKKLHTLIFVICFTTLSFGQNTTKTDKSKIERLIIESFDEIWSKLDSKNIDKYYTKDFILLENGEIWNNNTIANYLDKALLDKPIPKRVNSIEIIEVKILNGMAWVAYKNHAVFSFEDKTSKKVYWLESATAILTKNGWKLQMLHSTRAKDE; encoded by the coding sequence ATGAAAAAACTCCATACCCTAATTTTCGTGATATGTTTTACAACACTATCATTTGGACAAAACACAACCAAAACCGACAAATCAAAAATTGAACGATTAATCATTGAATCTTTTGATGAAATTTGGTCTAAATTAGATTCTAAAAACATTGATAAATACTACACAAAAGATTTTATTCTTTTAGAAAATGGAGAAATATGGAACAATAATACTATTGCAAATTATTTAGACAAGGCTCTACTTGATAAACCGATTCCGAAACGAGTGAATTCAATTGAAATTATTGAAGTAAAAATTTTAAACGGAATGGCTTGGGTTGCATACAAAAACCACGCAGTATTTTCATTTGAAGATAAAACAAGTAAAAAAGTATATTGGCTGGAAAGTGCAACCGCAATTTTAACTAAAAACGGATGGAAATTGCAAATGCTGCATTCAACCAGAGCGAAAGATGAATAA
- a CDS encoding alpha/beta hydrolase: MKKIYDAETRFADAGDRKIAYRSYGKGKAIFFVNRFRGTLDTWDPLFVALMAEKFNVIVFDYSGIGSSTGSLAPDLTIVAKDVKDLADFLKLDTIAVLGWSYGGLVAQAATLLYPNLVTHAVLVGTNPPGTNLVPIEQAFYDAALKPLNDFDDEIVLFFEPKSESSRLAAKASHDRIHKRIEVEKIPSTMDVFQLYFGGGDSFREDVLNFREQIKKTKTPILIICGDHDISFAVENWYSFFNQMSNAQLVVHSGTGHAPHHQYPELTSKQIINFVKYT, encoded by the coding sequence ATGAAAAAAATTTATGATGCAGAAACACGTTTTGCCGATGCCGGCGATCGTAAAATTGCTTACCGTTCGTACGGAAAAGGGAAAGCGATATTTTTTGTAAACCGTTTTAGAGGAACTCTCGATACTTGGGATCCATTATTTGTGGCATTGATGGCAGAAAAGTTCAATGTTATTGTATTTGATTATTCCGGAATTGGTTCTTCAACAGGCAGTTTAGCACCCGATTTGACGATTGTTGCCAAAGATGTTAAAGACCTTGCCGATTTTTTGAAATTGGATACAATTGCAGTTTTAGGATGGTCTTACGGCGGATTGGTGGCTCAAGCGGCGACTTTATTATATCCTAATCTTGTGACGCATGCGGTTTTGGTTGGTACAAATCCGCCGGGAACAAATTTGGTTCCAATTGAGCAGGCTTTTTATGATGCAGCCCTAAAACCTTTAAATGATTTTGACGACGAAATTGTTTTGTTTTTTGAACCAAAATCAGAGTCAAGCCGATTGGCAGCAAAAGCGTCGCACGACAGGATTCATAAAAGAATTGAGGTTGAAAAAATTCCTTCGACCATGGATGTTTTTCAATTGTATTTTGGCGGAGGCGACAGTTTTAGAGAAGATGTTTTGAATTTTAGAGAACAAATCAAAAAGACTAAAACACCAATTTTGATCATTTGCGGCGATCACGATATTAGTTTTGCAGTAGAAAATTGGTATTCATTTTTCAATCAAATGTCCAATGCTCAGCTGGTTGTTCATTCTGGAACGGGGCATGCGCCACACCATCAATATCCAGAACTGACTTCAAAACAGATCATTAATTTTGTAAAATACACATAA